The following coding sequences are from one Musa acuminata AAA Group cultivar baxijiao chromosome BXJ1-6, Cavendish_Baxijiao_AAA, whole genome shotgun sequence window:
- the LOC103986924 gene encoding trihelix transcription factor ENAP2-like: protein MAAAGPPAAPPRRPVPGQPWSHIETTHLIDAYAERWYALKRGQLKAQQWEEVAAAVAARCGIDEPSKTGTQCRHKIEKLRKRYRAERLRPGSSVWPFFSRMDRMECGPLPISARQPVPPRPASAPSTDEDEVEDEEEDERVGSNTRSINGILREPNWGPSRVPRNHVPATRRALEMEEGESEEEESEGEDAGGNEVTSQVAAVLRGFGDGLARMEKRRMQLMREVERDWMQMETKRAEMLRESQRCLLDMIADALPSSKKAKKSHDL from the coding sequence ATGGCGGCCGCCGGGCCGCCGGCGGCGCCGCCGAGGAGGCCCGTCCCCGGCCAGCCGTGGTCCCACATCGAGACGACCCACCTGATCGACGCCTACGCGGAGCGGTGGTATGCCCTGAAGCGCGGCCAGCTCAAGGCCCAGCAGTGGGAGGAggtcgccgccgccgtcgccgcccgTTGCGGCATCGACGAGCCGTCCAAGACCGGCACCCAATGCCGCCACAAGATCGAGAAGCTCCGCAAGCGTTACCGCGCCGAGCGCCTGCGCCCCGGCTCCTCCGTCTGGCCCTTCTTCAGCCGGATGGACCGCATGGAGTGCGGACCCCTTCCCATCTCCGCCCGACAGCCGGTCCCGCCGCGTCCCGCCTCTGCCCCGTCCACCGACGAGGACGAggtggaggatgaggaggaggacgagAGGGTGGGGAGCAACACCCGGAGCATCAATGGGATCCTTCGGGAGCCCAACTGGGGGCCATCTAGGGTTCCCAGAAATCACGTCCCCGCGACAAGGAGAGCTTTGGAGATGGAGGAAGGGGAATCCGAGGAGGAAGAATCGGAGGGCGAGGACGCAGGCGGGAACGAGGTCACGTCGCAGGTGGCGGCAGTATTGAGGGGGTTCGGCGACGGCTTGGCGCGGATGGAGAAGAGGAGGATGCAGTTGATGAGGGAGGTGGAGAGGGATTGGATGCAGATGGAGACGAAGAGGGCCGAGATGCTGAGGGAGTCGCAGCGGTGCCTCTTGGACATGATCGCCGACGCTCTTCCTTCATCCAAGAAGGCCAAGAAATCTCACGATCTATAA
- the LOC135675386 gene encoding ABC transporter G family member 1-like gives MGPSGCGKSTLLDALAGRLASNVSQKGGILINGQKQKLAFGTSAYVTQDDVLMTTLTVREAVYYSAQLQLPDSMSRAEKRARAEETIREMGLESAMDTRIGGWASKGISGGQKRRVSICVELLTRPRLLFLDEPTSGLDSAASYHVMNRIARLARREAMTVVAAIHQPSSEVFELFHGLGLLAYGRTVYFGPPQMADEFFASNGFPCPSPSNPSDHYLRTINKDFDMDNEDSLAHKSRSASQAIELLVRSYSSSDISHEVTQQIALMRNTGGSLVKKRSQASFFTQTRVLTRRSFVNMYRDFGYYRLRFAIYVALCLCVGSIYYDVGHSFGSIQARGSMLMFTAAFLTFMAIGGFPSFVEDMKIFGRERLNGHYGATAFTIANTLSVTPYLALISVVPGAMAYYLVGLQRPADHFVYFALVLFVCMMVVEGLMMIVASLVPDFLMGIITGAGIQGIMMLNGGFFRLPQDLPKPVWRYPMSYMAFHKYANQGFYKNEFLGLTFPGNVAGGSPIITGEEILRGVWQVEMGYSKWVDLAILLAMVMLYRLMFLGAVKIAEKAKPKINAPYVRAPMLSIDVKEPSSLEIEASP, from the exons ATGGGACCCTCCGGTTGTGGCAAGTCCACACTCCTCGACGCATTAGCAG GAAGACTAGCATCTAATGTAAGTCAGAAAGGAGGCATCTTGATCAATGGCCAGAAGCAGAAACTCGCCTTTGGAACCTCA GCTTACGTCACTCAAGATGATGTACTCATGACGACACTGACGGTTCGAGAAGCGGTGTACTACTCGGCGCAGCTGCAGCTGCCGGATTCCATGTCGAGGGCGGAGAAGAGGGCGAGGGCGGAGGAAACGATCCGGGAGATGGGGCTGGAATCAGCCATGGACACGAGAATAGGAGGGTGGGCTTCCAAGGGCATCAGCGGCGGCCAGAAGAGGAGAGTGAGCATCTGCGTCGAGCTCCTCACGAGGCCGCGGCTCCTCTTCCTCGACGAGCCCACAAGCGGGCTCGACAGCGCCGCCTCGTACCACGTCATGAACCGCATCGCCCGGCTGGCGAGGCGAGAGGCGATGACGGTCGTGGCGGCCATTCATCAGCCGAGCAGCGAGGTGTTCGAGCTCTTCCACGGTCTTGGCCTCCTGGCTTATGGTAGGACAGTCTACTTCGGCCCTCCTCAAATGGCTGATGAG TTTTTTGCTTCGAATGGTTTCCCATGTCCTTCCCCAAGCAATCCTTCGGATCACTACCTGAGGACGATCAACAAAGACTTTGACATG GATAATGAGGACAGTCTTGCGCACAAGTCGAGAAGCGCTTCCCAAGCAATTGAGCTCCTCGTCAGGTCTTACAGCTCTTCAGATATCTCACACGAAGTCACACAACAAATAGCACTGATGCGGAATACG GGAGGATCTTtggtgaagaagaggagccaagcaAGCTTCTTCACTCAGACGCGCGTCCTCACACGACGATCCTTCGTCAACATGTACAGAGACTTCGGCTATTATCGGTTGCGATTCGCTATCTACGTCGCACTTTGCTTGTGTGTGGGCTCCATCTACTACGATGTTGGCCATAGTTTTGGCTCAATTCAG GCGAGGGGTTCCATGCTCATGTTCACAGCGGCTTTCTTGACCTTCATGGCGATTGGAGGTTTCCCATCTTTTGTGGAGGATATGAAG ATCTTTGGAAGAGAGAGACTAAATGGGCATTATGGTGCGACGGCGTTCACGATCGCCAACACGCTTTCTGTAACTCCATATCTGGCTCTCATCTCCGTCGTACCAGGAGCAATGGCGTACTACCTAGTCGGCCTGCAGCGGCCCGCCGACCACTTCGTCTACTTCGCGCTGGTGCTGTTCGTGTGCATGATGGTCGTCGAGGGCCTGATGATGATCGTCGCCAGCCTCGTCCCGGACTTCCTCATGGGCATCATAACCGGAGCTGGAATCCAAGGAATCATGATGCTCAACGGCGGCTTCTTCCGGCTGCCACAAGACCTGCCCAAGCCAGTGTGGCGATACCCCATGTCCTACATGGCGTTCCACAAGTACGCCAACCAGGGATTCTACAAGAACGAGTTCTTGGGGTTGACTTTTCCTGGAAACGTAGCAGGAGGTTCTCCCATCATCACGGGTGAGGAGATACTGAGAGGTGTTTGGCAGGTGGAGATGGGATACTCCAAGTGGGTTGACCTTGCCATCTTGCTTGCCATGGTGATGCTCTATAGGCTAATGTTCTTGGGTGCTGTTAAGATTGCTGAGAAGGCGAAGCCCAAGATTAATGCTCCATATGTGAGGGCTCCTATGCTATCCATCGATGTCAAAGAGCCATCCTCCTTGGAAATTGAGGCTTCACCTTAA
- the LOC135675387 gene encoding protein DETOXIFICATION 27-like: protein MEGETEIGETSVALLTNGEVKDGPGLARRAWAELKKLWAIVGPSMIGRLALQTMSVITQAYAGHIGDLELASFAIAFTVVAFLAFGLLLGMASALDTLCGQAFGAKRYHMLGVYMQRSMVVLFLCALLLLPLYIFATPLLELLGQSKEIAREAGYLSLWLLPLHFSFAILFPLQRFLQCQLKNSVNATFTVLALLVHIFISWLFLGKLQLGLTAAALTLDFSWWMAVAGQFLYVPNGGCPRTWKGFSFEAMAGLWEYLKLSASSGVMLCLEIWYYRVLVLLAGNLKNAEIAVDALSVCMNINSWEMMIPLAFFAGTGVRVANELGAGNGKGAKFATIVSVTTSAAIGLIFWSLIIGFHDKIALIFSSSSVVLEAVDRLSILLAFTVLLNSVQPVISGVAVGSGWQAMAAYVNIGSYYFIGIPIGIFLGWILKLGVLGIWAGMIGGTGIQTLILTILTIRCDWDREVTQSTIFLPKILLCFL, encoded by the exons ATGGAAGGAGAGACGGAGATTGGGGAAACCAGTGTGGCGTTGCTGACGAATGGGGAGGTGAAGGACGGGCCGGGATTAGCGAGGAGGGCGTGGGCGGAGTTGAAGAAGCTGTGGGCGATCGTCGGCCCGTCCATGATCGGTAGACTTGCCTTGCAGACCATGTCCGTCATCACGCAAGCCTACGCTGGGCATATCGGTGACCTCGAGCTTGCTTCCTTCGCCATTGCCTTCACTGTCGTCGCATTTTTGGCCTTCGGCTTACTG CTTGGCATGGCCAGTGCGTTGGACACTTTATGCGGGCAAGCCTTCGGAGCCAAGCGGTACCACATGCTGGGGGTGTACATGCAGCGATCGATGGTGGTGCTCTTCCTTTGCGCCCTCCTGCTCCTGCCCTTGTACATCTTCGCCACCCCGTTACTGGAGTTACTGGGGCAGTCCAAGGAAATCGCACGGGAAGCCGGATATCTCTCCTTGTGGCTGCTTCCTCTCCACTTCTCCTTTGCAATTCTGTTCCCGCTGCAGAGGTTCCTCCAGTGCCAGCTCAAGAACTCCGTCAACGCCACCTTCACCGTCCTCGCTCTCCTCGTCCACATCTTCATCAGTTGGCTATTCCTGGGGAAGCTTCAGCTCGGGTTGACGGCGGCGGCGCTGACGCTCGACTTCTCTTGGTGGATGGCGGTGGCGGGTCAGTTTCTGTACGTC cccaacgggGGATGTCCTCGAACTTGGAAGGGATTCTCCTTCGAAGCAATGGCCGGGCTGTGGGAGTACCTCAAACTGTCAGCCTCATCTGGTGTCATGCTATG CTTGGAGATTTGGTATTACAGGGTACTTGTTCTACTGGCAGGCAACCTAAAGAACGCTGAAATAGCAGTGGATGCTCTGTCAGTGTG CATGAACATAAATTCCTGGGAGATGATGATTCCATTAGCTTTCTTTGCTGGCACAGG AGTTCGGGTAGCTAATGAGCTTGGAGCAGGCAATGGAAAGGGAGCAAAGTTTGCCACCATCGTCTCTGTCACGACATCTGCAGCCATAGGCCTCATCTTCTGGTCCCTAATCATTGGTTTCCACGACAAGATAGCTCTCATCTTCTCGTCGAGTTCGGTTGTGCTTGAAGCCGTTGACAGGCTCAGTATCCTATTGGCATTCACCGTTCTTCTCAACAGTGTTCAACCAGTTATCTCCG GTGTTGCTGTTGGGTCAGGGTGGCAAGCAATGGCGGCGTACGTAAACATAGGTTCATACTACTTCATTGGAATCCCCATTGGGATCTTTCTAGGATGGATTCTTAAACTTGGCGTACTG GGGATATGGGCTGGAATGATTGGTGGAACAGGCATTCAGACATTGATATTGACCATTCTGACCATTCGGTGTGACTGGGATAGAGAGGTAACACAGTCAACCATATTCCTACCAAAAATTTTACTCTGTTTCTTATAA
- the LOC103986925 gene encoding protein CURVATURE THYLAKOID 1D, chloroplastic, with product MELFAPPYGLLCLPHHRCPFTASSPLFLTIPRKSLLASRSPISNPGLGRSGARPLRAMVSGEETSAAVVADDAVAKPLEGPSSFTNSSSPGEENPDGGGEAIAETVDDLLSKLNDQVDSTILFYGAVALVALWISSTIISVIDSIPVFPKVLEVVGLGYTVWFSSRYLIFKETRDDFFSKLDDLKEKILGRSDD from the exons ATGGAGCTCTTCGCGCCTCCCTACGGCCTCCTTTGCCTCCCGCACCACCGCTGCCCCTTCACCGCCTCCTCCCCTCTTTTCCTCACCATCCCCAGAAAGTCTCTCCTCGCCTCCCGCTCCCCCATCTCCAATCCCG GATTGGGCCGTTCTGGTGCTCGCCCGCTGCGGGCCATGGTCTCGGGCGAGGAGACCTCCGCGGCTGTCGTAGCCGATGATGCTGTGGCGAAGCCACTCGAAGGACCGTCCTCCTTCACGAACTCGTCCTCCCCAGGTGAAGAGAACcctgatggtggtggtgaagcGATTGCTGAGACTGTGGATGATCTTTTATCTAAGCTTAATGATCAG GTGGACTCTACCATCCTCTTCTATGGAGCTGTTGCACTGGTTGCACTGTGGATTTCATCAACAATCATTTCTGTCATTGATTCCATCCCTGTG TTCCCCAAGGTGCTGGAAGTTGTTGGCCTTGGCTACACAGTCTGGTTCAGCTCGCGATATCTGATCTTCAAG GAAACTAGAGATGATTTTTTCTCAAAACTTGATGATCTCAAGGAGAAGATATTAGGACGTAGTGATGATTGA
- the LOC103986927 gene encoding uncharacterized protein LOC103986927 isoform X1: MNARVRTASHDKEMEEEKKTELQGNRKEGFSRCQSRRQKKIALQQDVDKLMKKLRQEENIHRALERAFTRPSGALPRLPPYLPSHTLELLAEVAVLEEEVARLEEQVVKFRQGLYQEAICISSSKQSKEGESNLCLDGRLFECSKTSKPSGMERFGLSFDHSANIKNTPEKQRFPLAFHEEKRGKENQWITNFSRNSKRSPVKHADAQTECAVTDRERDYASDEVIPNKLSEDIVKCLMNIFLRMSSKKIEDGMETSPSTSASCERSVKADFQDPYGICAEFGKRDIGPYKNFRSIEVSWNHQNLTASASLKRRLKVLLRKLESVDLSELTHQQKLAFWINIYNSCMMNAFLEQGIPTNPEMIAALMTKAVINVGGHFLSAITIEHIILRFPYYWKNVSPKEPKNGAMPIGGIFGLEWWEPLVTFALSCGSWSSPAVRVYTAAQVENELETAKRDYLQAAVGISTPNKLAIPKLLDWYLLDFAKDVWSLMDWICLQLPSELRSEAAKCLEMDRRIVPLAIQVLRYEFRFRYILAP, encoded by the exons ATGAATGCCAGAGTCCGGACAGCGTCGCACGATAAA GaaatggaggaggagaagaagaccgAGCTGCAGGGGAACAGAAAGGAAGGATTCAGTAGATGCCAGTCTAGAAGACAAAAGAAGATCGCTTTACAACAAGAT GTTGACAAGCTAATGAAGAAGCTTAGACAAGAAGAGAACATCCACAGAGCTTTGGAGAGGGCTTTCACCAGACCCTCGGGCGCACTTCCCCGACTTCCTCCGTATCTCCCTTCACAT ACACTTGAGCTTCTGGCTGAAGTAGCAGTCTTGGAAGAAGAAGTGGCTCGTCTTGAAGAACAGGTAGTGAAGTTTCGGCAAGGCCTTTATCAGGAAGCTATCtgcatctcatcctccaagcaatcCAAGGAAGGTGAATCAAATTTGTGCTTGGATGGTCGCCTCTTCGAATGCTCCAAAACCAGCAAACCTTCAGGCATGGAACGATTTGGGCTGTCCTTCGACCACTCTGCCAACATAAAAAACACACCGGAAAAACAGAGATTTCCTTTAGCCTTTCATGAAGAAAAGCGAGGCAAAGAGAATCAATGGATCACTAACTTTAGTAGGAACAGCAAGAGATCTCCGGTAAAGCATGCTGATGCACAG ACAGAATGTGCAGTGACTGATAGAGAGAGAGACTATGCTTCGGATGAAGTGATTCCAAACAAATTATCCGAGGATATCGTGAAGTGCCTGATGAACATTTTCTTGCGGATGAGTTCAAAGAAGATAGAAGATGGCATGGAGACATCTCCTTCGACTTCAGCTTCTTGTGAAAGATCTGTAAAGGCGGATTTCCAAGATCCTTATGGTATCTGTGCGGAATTCGGGAAAAGGGACATCGGTCCATATAAGAACTTTCGATCGATTGAAGTGAGTTGGAACCATCAGAACCTTACGGCTTCAGCATCTCTCAAGCGCAGGCTAAA AGTTTTACTCAGAAAGCTTGAATCGGTTGACCTATCAGAGCTCACACACCAGCAGAAGCTTGCTTTCTGGATCAACATCTATAACTCATGCATGATGAAT GCATTTCTTGAGCAAGGCATACCGACAAATCCTGAGATGATTGCTGCATTGATGACAAAA GCAGTGATAAATGTGGGTGGCCACTTCCTCAGTGCAATTACCATAGAGCATATCATATTGAGGTTTCCATATTACTGGAAGAAT GTCTCTCCTAAAGAACCAAAAAATGGTGCCATGCCAATAGGAGGCATCTTTGGATTGGAGTGGTGGGAACCTCTGGTTACCTTTGCTCTCTCATGTGGCAGTTGGTCATCCCCTGCT GTGAGAGTATACACAGCAGCACAAGTGGAGAATGAGTTGGAAACAGCCAAAAGGGATTATTTGCAAGCAGCTGTTGGTATATCCACACCAAACAAGTTGGCAATTCCTAAGCTGCTTGATTGGTACCTACTTGATTTTGCCAAGGATGTGTGGTCACTAATGGACTGGATCTGCTTGCAGCTACCAAGTGAGTTGAGGAGTGAAGCAGCTAAATGCCTTGAGATGGACAGGAGGATTGTTCCACTGGCAATTCAAGTTCTGAGATATGAATTCAGATTCAGGTACATTTTGGCCCCAtaa
- the LOC103986927 gene encoding uncharacterized protein LOC103986927 isoform X2, protein MNARVRTASHDKEMEEEKKTELQGNRKEGFSRCQSRRQKKIALQQDVDKLMKKLRQEENIHRALERAFTRPSGALPRLPPYLPSHTLELLAEVAVLEEEVARLEEQVVKFRQGLYQEAICISSSKQSKEGESNLCLDGRLFECSKTSKPSGMERFGLSFDHSANIKNTPEKQRFPLAFHEEKRGKENQWITNFSRNSKRSPVKHADAQTECAVTDRERDYASDEVIPNKLSEDIVKCLMNIFLRMSSKKIEDGMETSPSTSASCERSVKADFQDPYGICAEFGKRDIGPYKNFRSIEVSWNHQNLTASASLKRRLKVLLRKLESVDLSELTHQQKLAFWINIYNSCMMNAFLEQGIPTNPEMIAALMTKAVINVGGHFLSAITIEHIILRFPYYWKNVSPKEPKNGAMPIGGIFGLEWWEPLVTFALSCGSWSSPAVRVYTAAQVENELETAKRDYLQAAVATK, encoded by the exons ATGAATGCCAGAGTCCGGACAGCGTCGCACGATAAA GaaatggaggaggagaagaagaccgAGCTGCAGGGGAACAGAAAGGAAGGATTCAGTAGATGCCAGTCTAGAAGACAAAAGAAGATCGCTTTACAACAAGAT GTTGACAAGCTAATGAAGAAGCTTAGACAAGAAGAGAACATCCACAGAGCTTTGGAGAGGGCTTTCACCAGACCCTCGGGCGCACTTCCCCGACTTCCTCCGTATCTCCCTTCACAT ACACTTGAGCTTCTGGCTGAAGTAGCAGTCTTGGAAGAAGAAGTGGCTCGTCTTGAAGAACAGGTAGTGAAGTTTCGGCAAGGCCTTTATCAGGAAGCTATCtgcatctcatcctccaagcaatcCAAGGAAGGTGAATCAAATTTGTGCTTGGATGGTCGCCTCTTCGAATGCTCCAAAACCAGCAAACCTTCAGGCATGGAACGATTTGGGCTGTCCTTCGACCACTCTGCCAACATAAAAAACACACCGGAAAAACAGAGATTTCCTTTAGCCTTTCATGAAGAAAAGCGAGGCAAAGAGAATCAATGGATCACTAACTTTAGTAGGAACAGCAAGAGATCTCCGGTAAAGCATGCTGATGCACAG ACAGAATGTGCAGTGACTGATAGAGAGAGAGACTATGCTTCGGATGAAGTGATTCCAAACAAATTATCCGAGGATATCGTGAAGTGCCTGATGAACATTTTCTTGCGGATGAGTTCAAAGAAGATAGAAGATGGCATGGAGACATCTCCTTCGACTTCAGCTTCTTGTGAAAGATCTGTAAAGGCGGATTTCCAAGATCCTTATGGTATCTGTGCGGAATTCGGGAAAAGGGACATCGGTCCATATAAGAACTTTCGATCGATTGAAGTGAGTTGGAACCATCAGAACCTTACGGCTTCAGCATCTCTCAAGCGCAGGCTAAA AGTTTTACTCAGAAAGCTTGAATCGGTTGACCTATCAGAGCTCACACACCAGCAGAAGCTTGCTTTCTGGATCAACATCTATAACTCATGCATGATGAAT GCATTTCTTGAGCAAGGCATACCGACAAATCCTGAGATGATTGCTGCATTGATGACAAAA GCAGTGATAAATGTGGGTGGCCACTTCCTCAGTGCAATTACCATAGAGCATATCATATTGAGGTTTCCATATTACTGGAAGAAT GTCTCTCCTAAAGAACCAAAAAATGGTGCCATGCCAATAGGAGGCATCTTTGGATTGGAGTGGTGGGAACCTCTGGTTACCTTTGCTCTCTCATGTGGCAGTTGGTCATCCCCTGCT GTGAGAGTATACACAGCAGCACAAGTGGAGAATGAGTTGGAAACAGCCAAAAGGGATTATTTGCAAGCAGCTGTTG CTACCAAGTGA